Genomic window (Trueperaceae bacterium):
GGCGGCGGCACTGAACCTGCCGTTCACCACGCGACTGCCCGAGCCCTGACCGGCAGCGCGACCACCCAGAGTCGTCCACGAACGGAGTCATCCATGCACGTTGTTGAAGCGGGTGAGGGCGTGCTCGGCCATCGAGCGCCCATCGAGCCCATCTACCGCGAGGTCCTGGCCGACCTCGAGACGCCGCTGACCGCCTACCTGAAGCTGGCCGGCCACCCGTCCTTCCTCCTCGAGAGCGTGGAGCAGGGCGAGCGCGTCGCGCGCTACTCGTTCATCGGCACGGGCCAGCGGCTGCGCATAGAGGCGCGCGGCGACCAGGTCACCTTGACGCGCCCCACGGGCACCGACACCGTCACGAGCAAGGACCCCCTGCGCGTCATGTGGGACGAGGTGGTGCGCGACACGCGGCCCGCCCCCGACCTACCCGCCTTCTGGGCCGGCGCCGTCGGCTACGCGAGCTACGACCTCGTGCGTCAGTACGAGCGCCTGCCTGACGCCAACCCCGATGTCATCGGCGCGCCGGACATGCTGTTCGTCGAGCCCGAGCTGGTGGTCGTGTTCGACCACCTCAAGCGCCGGCTGTTCATCGTCGCGCCGGCCGAGGTCGGCAACGCCGCGGACGCCGCGAGGGCGTCGGCGCTGGTGGACGCCGCCTACGACCGCCTGCGCGGACCGTTGCCGGGCGTGCCTGGCGACCGCGCCGGGCGCCTGGCCGAGTTCGAGCCCAGCTTGTCGCGCAAGGAGTACATGGCGGCGGTGACGCGCGCCGTGGAGTACATCCACGCCGGCGACGTCTTCCAGGTCGTGCCGAGCGTCCGGCTGTCGGCGGACCTCGGCGCCCACCCGTTCGCCATCTACCGCGCGCTGCGCACCATCAACCCCAGCCCCTACCTCGGCTACCTCGACCTGGGGGGCGTGACGCTCGTGGCCAGCAGCCCGGAGAGCCTCGTGCGCTCGGACGGCGCGCGGGTCGAGACGCTGCCCATCGCCGGCACGCGACCACGCGGCCGCGACGCCGCGCACGACGAGGAGCTGGCGGCCGAGCTGTTGGCCGACGAGAAGGAGCGCGCCGAGCACGTGATGCTCGTCGACCTGGGCCGCAACGACCTCGGCCGGGTCAGCGCACCGGGGAGCGTGGAGGTCGTGGACCTCATGCGCGTCGAGCGTTACAGCCACGTCATGCACATCGTCTCCGAGGTCGTTGGGCGGCTGGCGGCCGGTCGCACGCCCCTCGACGCCCTCTCGGCCGCCTTGCCGATGGGCACCGCCTCCGGCGCCCCCAAGGTGCGCGCCATGGAGATCATCGACGAGCTCGAGACCGTGCGGCGCGGGCCGTACGCCGGCGCCTTCGGCTACTTGGCGGCCGGCGGCGCGATGGACATGGCCCTCACGCTGCGCACCATGGTCGTGAAGGACGGCCGCATCCACCTGCAGGCGGGTGCCGGCGTCGTAGCGGACTCGGACCCCGCGGCGGAGTGGCAGGAGTGCATGAACAAGCTGGCCGCGCTGAGGCGTGCCGTGGAGATGGCGACGCGGGGGCTCGGCTGATGGCCGCTCCCAGGCTGCTGGTGGTCGACAACTACGACTCGTTCACCTATAACCTCGTCCAGTACGTGGCCGCGTTGGGCGCCGACGTGACCGTGTGGCGCAACGACGCCTTCGCGGTGGCCGACGTCGAGGAGCTGAGCCCGGACGGCGTCATCGTCTCGCCCGGCCCCTGCACGCCGCGGGAGGCGGGGGTGTCGGTCGAGCTCGTACGCGGCCTCGGCAAGCACCTACCCATGTTGGGCGTCTGCCTTGGTCACCAGGTCATCGGCGAGGCGTACGGGGGGCGGGTCGTGCGCGCCAACCGCCTCGTGCACGGCAAGACGGCCACCATCGAGCACGACGGGACCGGCGTGTTCGCCGGGCTGGGGAGCCCCGTCACGGCCACGCGCTACCATTCGCTGGTGGTCGTCGACCCGCCGGACGAGCTCGTTCCCAACGCCTGGACGACCGAGCCGGGCAGCGGCGAGCGGGTGCTCATGGGGGTGCGCCACGCCACGCACCCTGTCTGGGGGGTGCAGTTCCACCCGGAGAGCATCCTCACGGAGAGCGGCTCGGCCATGCTGGCGAACTTCCTGCGCTTCACACAGGGCAGCCGCGGCTAGGACGTGGCCGGAGCCGCCCCAGCCGTCTCCGTCGTCGTGCCGACCCACGACCGGCGCGCCCTCCTCGAACGCAAGCTGCGCGCGCTGGAGGGGGAGGGCGTCGACTTCGAGGTGATCGTGGTCGCCGACGGTTGTAGCGACGGCACGGAACGTTTCCTAGCCCGTTACGAACCGCCCTACTGTTTCTCCTGGTTGACGACGCCAGGCAAGCACGCCGCCTTCGCCCGCAACCAGGGCGCGCGCGTGGCGCGTGGCGCCGTCCTGCTCTTCAGCGACGACGACGTGATCCCCCGCCCCGGCTGGGTGGCGGCCAACCTCGCCCTCCACAAGGCGCCCATGCGGGTCGGCCTCAGCCGGGAGGCGCTCCCGGACCACCTGAGCAAGGGGTGGACGCTCAAGGTCGTGCGCGGCTGGTGGAACGTCGTCAGCCGCTCGCTGAGCGTCCCGGCCGCGCTGTTCTGGGAGGTGGGCGGCTACGACACGAGCTTCTCCTCCTACGGCGGGGAGGATCCCGACCTCGCGCTGCGCCTCAAGGCGGCCGGCGCCGTGTTCGAGCTGCTGCCGGAGGTGCTCGTCGAGCATTGGGACGAGGGGTTCCTTGACGACCTGGAGGCCAAGGCCGGCTCGGCCGGGGCCGCGCACGTGCGCGTCTGGCGCAAGCATCCGCGGCGCGACGTCGCCCTCGCCTTGGGCGTCCACCCCCTGTCGCTCGCCCTGAAGAGGGCGCTGCTCTCCGCGGCCGCCAGGCCGTTCTGGGACGACGCCCACTACCGCTACGAGCGAGCGTACGCCGCGGCCGCGCGGCGAGCGCTCGCGGAAGGAGCTGGACCTACGCGATGACTGGACTTCCGATCGGCGAGCTTCTCAACCGGATCTTCGACGGCGAGACGCTGGACAGGCAGATGGCGAGGGACGTCCTCGGCCGGCTCATGGACGGGCAGCTCTCGCAGGTGCAGGCGTCCGCCCTGCTGGCGGCCCTGCGCATGCGGGGCGAGACCGTCGAGGAGATCACGGGCTTCGCGGAGGCGATGCGCGCGAGGGCCATCAGGATCCCGGTGAACGTCGACGGTCCGCTGGTCGACACCTGCGGCACGGGCGGCACGGGCGTCGACACGATCAACATCAGCACGACGGCCATGTTCGTCGCCGCGGCCGGGGGTGCGCGGCTCGCCAAGCACGGCAACGTCGGCGTGACGCGCAAGTCGGGTTCTGCGAACGTACTGGCCGAGCTCGGCGCGGACCTGGACGCGAGCCCTGAGCGCCTCGCCGAGTCCGTCGCGGTCACCGGTATGGCGTTCATCTTCGCGCGCCGCTTCCACCCCGCCATGGGGTTCGTCGCGCCCATCCGCGCCGACCTGCAGGCTCGCACCATCTTCAACAACTTGGGGCCGCTCACCAAC
Coding sequences:
- the trpE gene encoding anthranilate synthase component I, which codes for MHVVEAGEGVLGHRAPIEPIYREVLADLETPLTAYLKLAGHPSFLLESVEQGERVARYSFIGTGQRLRIEARGDQVTLTRPTGTDTVTSKDPLRVMWDEVVRDTRPAPDLPAFWAGAVGYASYDLVRQYERLPDANPDVIGAPDMLFVEPELVVVFDHLKRRLFIVAPAEVGNAADAARASALVDAAYDRLRGPLPGVPGDRAGRLAEFEPSLSRKEYMAAVTRAVEYIHAGDVFQVVPSVRLSADLGAHPFAIYRALRTINPSPYLGYLDLGGVTLVASSPESLVRSDGARVETLPIAGTRPRGRDAAHDEELAAELLADEKERAEHVMLVDLGRNDLGRVSAPGSVEVVDLMRVERYSHVMHIVSEVVGRLAAGRTPLDALSAALPMGTASGAPKVRAMEIIDELETVRRGPYAGAFGYLAAGGAMDMALTLRTMVVKDGRIHLQAGAGVVADSDPAAEWQECMNKLAALRRAVEMATRGLG
- a CDS encoding aminodeoxychorismate/anthranilate synthase component II; amino-acid sequence: MAAPRLLVVDNYDSFTYNLVQYVAALGADVTVWRNDAFAVADVEELSPDGVIVSPGPCTPREAGVSVELVRGLGKHLPMLGVCLGHQVIGEAYGGRVVRANRLVHGKTATIEHDGTGVFAGLGSPVTATRYHSLVVVDPPDELVPNAWTTEPGSGERVLMGVRHATHPVWGVQFHPESILTESGSAMLANFLRFTQGSRG
- a CDS encoding glycosyltransferase, translating into MAGAAPAVSVVVPTHDRRALLERKLRALEGEGVDFEVIVVADGCSDGTERFLARYEPPYCFSWLTTPGKHAAFARNQGARVARGAVLLFSDDDVIPRPGWVAANLALHKAPMRVGLSREALPDHLSKGWTLKVVRGWWNVVSRSLSVPAALFWEVGGYDTSFSSYGGEDPDLALRLKAAGAVFELLPEVLVEHWDEGFLDDLEAKAGSAGAAHVRVWRKHPRRDVALALGVHPLSLALKRALLSAAARPFWDDAHYRYERAYAAAARRALAEGAGPTR
- the trpD gene encoding anthranilate phosphoribosyltransferase; the protein is MTGLPIGELLNRIFDGETLDRQMARDVLGRLMDGQLSQVQASALLAALRMRGETVEEITGFAEAMRARAIRIPVNVDGPLVDTCGTGGTGVDTINISTTAMFVAAAGGARLAKHGNVGVTRKSGSANVLAELGADLDASPERLAESVAVTGMAFIFARRFHPAMGFVAPIRADLQARTIFNNLGPLTNPAGADRQLMGVYDPRLTETLAAVLRGLGLKRALVVHGDVIDDFTVTGPSKVTELAEDGSLTTYVVTPEEVGLGRHPLASFAGGDPATNARHLRAVLAGEAGPGMRDVTLFNAGAALYLAERADTLAEGVALATEALDSGAALAKLEEYLDFSRRPAA